ggcctctggtcaaaagtagtgcactacgtatgGAAAAGGGTGCCGTTTGGTATGTAACACATGTATTAGTGAAAAAGTGTTGTCTGTCTCCAACTTTATCACTTTTCACTGTTGTTCCTTTTTAATCCGATGAAGAAGGGTCCACTAAAGTAAGATTGAAGGGGTGCCCCAATCCTAAACTTAATCATTAGTAGGGAAAATGCAAAACTGGTCCAAGATCATCGTCTTGGGGGCATGGACAATTCGTTTTTTTCTCTGAAATAGTCAGCATTAGAGAGCTGCACCGGGGTCAGGTTGTCACCACACTTTCCAAAATCAAATCATATTCTATTCGTCACATGCTTGCTAATAACaggtaataataaaagtaataataaataataataaacatacacaacgagtaacgataacttggctatatagacGGGGTATCAGTTCACCTGGAGAGGATTGACCCAAGAGACACATGTAAGAAGGGGTGTGTTATGTTGGCTGTCATGGACAGAGTGGAGTTTTTATTGGTAAAAACAATAGGTTAAATtccacagtgcattcagaaagtattcagaccccttgactttttccacattttgttatgttacagccttattctgggcttccgagtggcgcagcggtctaaggcactatgTCTCAGTGCTAGCGGCGTAACTACAGACACCCTAGTTCGaataactgatttgcctagttaaataaaagttacatttaatatatatatatttttattctaaaatggagtcaatagttttttccccttcatcaatctacacacagtaccccttaatgacaaagcaaaaacatagtttttgtgtgcaaatctataaaaaaatacaaaactcaaatatcacatttgcataagtattcagacccgttactcgatactttgttgaagcacctttggcagcgattacagcctcgagtcttcttgggtatgacactgcaagcttggcacacctgtatttggggagtttttccaattcttctctgcagatcctctcaagctctgtcaggttggatggggagtgtctctgcacagctattttcaggtctctacagagatggtcgatcaggttcaagtccgggctctggccgggccactcaaagatattcagagacttgtcccgaagccactcctgcattgtcttggctgtgtgcttagggacgttgtcctgttggaaggtgaaccttccccccagtctgaggtcctgagcgctctggagcaggttttcgtcaaggatctctctgtgctttgctccgttcatctttccctctatcctggcTAGTCTCacagtctctgccactgaaaaacatccccacagcatgatgaagccaccaccatgcttcaccatagggatggtgtcaggtttcctccagacgtgacgcttggcattcaggccagagagttcaatattggtttcatcagaccagagaatcttgtttctcatggtctgagtctttaggtgccttttggcaaactccaagcgtgttgtcatgtgccttttactgaggagcggcttccgtcttgccaatctaccataaaggcctgattggtggagtgctgcagagatggttgtccttttggaagattctcccatctccacagaggaactctaaatcatatccaatcaactgaatttaccacaagtggactccaatcaagttgtgggatcatctcaaggatgatcaatggaaacaggatgcacctgagctcaattttgagtgtcatagcaaagggtctgaatacttatgtaaataattatttaagttttttttatttttaataaatttgcaaacatttctaaaaacctgtgtttgctttgtcattatggggtattgtgtgtatatgtatgagggaaaaatttatttaatccattttagaacaaagcTGTAATGTAGCAACATTTTgagaaggtcaaggggtctgaatactttccgaatgcacggtAGGTAAAGTCCATTCtctgtttttttcctcattttcttTTAAGAGCTTTGTCGCACGAAAGTAACACAGGGCGAAAGTAACATGCCCATTTTCTCAGATAACACAGAAGCTAGAATGTCATAGTGAAGTCAGCATGTTCCAAAAGGGAAGCCAGTTTCGATTTGGCTTCACTCCTATCACAGAGAAAtatgtcattgacagaaacagcttgaattgttgcatcttgttgtgttgttgtcctctggtaGCAAGCTAGATAGCATTAAGTCCCCTTCCTATATTAGCCATAAATGGAGATAGGTGGAGAAATTGTGATTTTTCTTTATTCTCCTTACTGGAGATTATAAAGGTGATTTTGATCCAACCATAAAATACATTGTGTCTCtggactgagaggatggaagttcaatatgtagctagatgtagaaggctactgttaactagctaacgttgcccatgaaaggaagttaggctagcgagcaaacATTTTACCCAGGTAGCCTAgggcaataaaaaataaaagcgtgcactgtatgacagagtcatagaccgtttcgtcaacatgaaagaaaGGAGGAACTTCCATCCTCATTTTTTTTCTacttccacaaacacacacagacaaacagaaatcagaaccatgaaCTTCAAGATCATATTTGGcatacgttgattggactaaattgctTTTGGTACTTTTTTGTTGTCACTGTATTatactaagcagaggtgatttgatgatgttgaaatggtgctggaatagtggaggcaactCCTGTTTGCTTTGTGACCTGCACTAaatctctgtggttctaaatcactAGTTGTTTACTAGTCTGCAAGGCAcgtgaactaacaggttatagagcaaaacAATCAATGAACACTGGGCACGTTAATAAAATGTACATTGCGTTTTATGTGTATTTACTGTATGCTAATCATGGCTtttcctatataactactgctgtacaagccttttctattcatatactgtatttagcagatgctcttatccagagcaattagagttaagtgccttgctcaagggcacctcGACAGATGTTTTACcaagtcggctcagggattctaaccagcgacctttcagttactggcccaacacttataaccgctagactacctgccatTATGTGTACATATATTTCTATTCCggtctctgacattgctcattctgatatttcAGAATGTATGGTTTTTCTGGATTATGTGTATACTGTTTTTTCAATAttttgtattgctaggtattactgcactgttggagctagaaacacaagcatttcactgaacctgtcgataacatctgcaaatcggTGTATGCTACCAAtaaaagttgatttgatttgatatattggGCATAATGATGATATTGAAAAATACAGTACTTTAAATCTAATCTACTGGGCATAATGATGATACTCAATATGCAATTTTTAAACAGCGAATGAAGCCTTTGTCTTAAAAAATACCCACTATGCATTTAATACTGGACCTACTGTATCTAAATCATAAGCAAATAAAGTCTGCCTAACAAAAGGTTAAATGGGAAAACCCTCAGTTTCACAACCACTACTTTTTGCAGAAGCTATTGGCACATATCTATTGTGTAAATAGTGCGATATCAATGTCTCTTTCATCCGGAGCCTTTATAAGGAAAGCTGAAGTTGACTTGTTCACACTTTTAGAGACACAGGCCTTCTTTTCATCCAAACCATTAgacctagctgtctgtctgttcagaATGAGAGCTGTTGTTGTTCTCCTGCTTGTGGCTCTGGCCAGTGCTAAGGTATATGACAGATGTGAGCTGGCCAGAGCGCTGAAGGCATCCGGAATGGATGGCTACGCTGGAAACAGCCTCCCCAACTGTGAGTGATAATATACTTGATCGTGGTCtttgaggatgtgtgtgtgtgtgcatatggttGTATGTTTCTGAGCTCCAAAAATATCTTACCATAGCTAACCTTACACTGAGGATAATCCACCGCGTGACTATATGTCCTCTaaggggtctgtctgtctaaatGGGAGTCAAGCTACAATACCCAGGCCACCAACCGCAACACCGACGGCTCCACCGACTATGGCATCTTCCAGATCAACAGCCGCTACTGGTGTGACGACGGACGTACCCCGGGGGCTAAGAACGTCTGTGGTATCCGCTGCAACGGTGAGTAGCCTGTCTACCGAATGGCATCGCATACATAGATAATTACTTTTGACAAGAAATGTGCCGTGTTGAGGGCTATTGGCAgtgtaccccttgacttattccacttatttcgttgtgttacagcctgaaattaaatggattaaatcgagATTTAGtgtcactggcctgcacacacaataaataccccataatatcaaagtgtagttgttttaagacatttttacaaattctgGAGtgcaaatgtgcttaacaaggtACATAAATTGTGTGCATTaattgtgtttaacatgatttttgaataactacctcatctctgtacccccacacatacaattatctgtaaggtccttcagttgACCAGCGAATTTCAAacgcagattcaaccacaaacaccaggaaggttttccaatgcctcgcaaagaagggcatctattggtagatggttaaaaaaaataaaaaagcagacatggattatccctttgaacatggggAGTTATTAATTATAAAttggattgtgtatcaatacacccattcactacaaagatacaggcgtccttcctaactcagttgccagagaggaaggaaatcgctcagtgagtccaatggtgactttaataagttacagagtttaatggctgtgaaaactgaggatgaatcaacaacattgtagttgctccacaatactaacctaaatggcagaatgaaaagaaggaagtctgtacagaatacaaatattctaaaacatgcatcctgtttgcaataaggcactaaagtaatactacaatgtggaaaataattAACTTTatgccctgaatacaaagcgttatgtttgggggaaatccaacacaacacatcactgagtaccactcttcatattttcaagcatggtgatggcagcatcatgttttgggtatgcttgtcattggcaaggactagagagttttttttaggataaaaagaaacggaatagagctaagcacaggaaaaagcCTGAAGGAAAATCCTAATCACATCCCTGATTACTTCCCCTTTATTTAGCCTCTGTGTTCATCAGTCCTTAGGCGTTATTGATTGTCTCTCACGTTCAGTACGCTTCCCATGTTTGTTCTTTTGTATCTGTTCCgtattaaactcaccttctgcacctgctttcCGACTCCCAGCGTATACgtaacactgggagacaaatataCCTTTCAGTAGGCCAAACATAcaccggagttgcttaccaagaagactcaTTTTCCTGAGTGAcatagttacagttttgaattaaatcaaacaacaaaatgtgtgtcttttaaatcacacaaaaaaaacacaacaaaatgtggaaaggtcaaggggtattaatactttctgaaggcactataatgTTGATCTTACATAATTTGGATGTTACATTTGAATACAGTCAAAATGAGAATAAACAGACACTGGGGCTCCCGGTAGGCCTACTTCTCTATTCTAAACCCTGACCCAACTTACCTTTATTGTTTCATTGTACAGGaatctgctgttgttgttgtttttctaagCTTTTGGTTCCTCCTGTTTCCCGTACGGTACTATGACTAAAGGTTTCCCTTCCTCTTACTTCTGACAGAGCTGCTAACTGATGACCTCACAGTGGCGATCCGTTGTGCCAAGCGTGTGGTGTTGGACCCGAACGGAATCGGGGCATGGTAAAGTGGCAGGTTTCCCTGAAAGTACCATGTTACAAAAACATTTCAGTTACAAAATAATTAGCCATACTTTATGATACCTGTAGCCCAATATCACTCTACAAGACTATGTATAAATGGGATAACCTGTAACAAATTAGCTCTCACCTTTTAGAAGCATTTAAATGGTAAGAACTGCCTGTACATGGTAATTATCTAACTTAAATACTCCCTTAAAATGACCCTGAATTAATGCCTACGTAATGTAAACCGTTTCCAAGTCTTCTATCATCCTTCAATTCCACATTATGTTCTGTTGTCTTATATCTGATATGTAATGTCTATATATCAAATACCAACATGATGGTGTGTGTACATTTTAGGG
The DNA window shown above is from Oncorhynchus tshawytscha isolate Ot180627B linkage group LG20, Otsh_v2.0, whole genome shotgun sequence and carries:
- the LOC112219985 gene encoding lysozyme C II, which codes for MRAVVVLLLVALASAKVYDRCELARALKASGMDGYAGNSLPNWVCLSKWESSYNTQATNRNTDGSTDYGIFQINSRYWCDDGRTPGAKNVCGIRCNELLTDDLTVAIRCAKRVVLDPNGIGAWVAWRLHCQNQDLSSYVAGCGV